A window of Pelagicoccus enzymogenes contains these coding sequences:
- a CDS encoding PmoA family protein: MPHKLLRSSLLPLATSFLLLLSSCADSEKSFVSIVDQDGRYDFATSDGKTLLSYQHAVYPAPEGVDPAFARSGFIHPVNTLAGQLLTRIQPDDHYHHYGIWNPWTHTSFRGKEVDFWNLKKKQGTVRFAGLEQLSQGPEFAAITVLHEHVAFNEDGSETIALLENQRIQVSASERPDRYYLDISSSYQCGTDEPFTIVEYRYGGMCWRGPASWNHENSSILTSEGITREGADGSRARWVLGQGPLDGKTAGIAILSHPSNYNSPTPLRVWEKANHYGETFINMAPTKTQDWRMEPGETYTLRYRMIVYSGEITAAAIDAEWETFASEAP, translated from the coding sequence ATGCCCCACAAGCTCCTCCGCAGCTCATTGCTCCCCCTCGCAACCTCATTCCTCTTGCTGCTCTCCTCCTGCGCCGACAGCGAGAAAAGCTTCGTAAGCATCGTCGACCAAGACGGACGCTACGACTTCGCCACCTCGGACGGCAAAACGCTGCTCAGCTACCAACACGCCGTCTACCCCGCCCCCGAAGGCGTCGATCCCGCCTTCGCCCGCAGCGGCTTTATCCATCCCGTGAATACGCTCGCCGGACAACTGCTCACTCGCATCCAGCCCGACGATCACTACCACCACTACGGAATTTGGAACCCCTGGACCCACACCTCTTTCCGAGGCAAGGAAGTCGACTTCTGGAACTTGAAGAAGAAACAAGGCACCGTCCGCTTCGCCGGACTCGAACAGCTCAGCCAAGGCCCAGAGTTCGCCGCCATCACCGTCTTGCACGAACACGTCGCCTTCAACGAGGACGGGAGCGAAACCATCGCCCTGCTGGAAAACCAACGCATCCAAGTGAGCGCCTCCGAGCGCCCAGACCGCTACTACCTGGACATCAGCAGCAGCTACCAGTGCGGAACCGACGAGCCCTTCACCATCGTGGAATACCGCTACGGCGGGATGTGCTGGCGCGGCCCCGCTTCCTGGAACCACGAAAACAGCAGCATCCTCACCTCCGAAGGCATCACTCGCGAAGGCGCCGACGGCAGCCGGGCCCGCTGGGTTCTCGGCCAAGGACCGCTCGACGGCAAAACCGCCGGCATCGCCATTCTGTCCCATCCTAGCAACTACAATTCCCCCACTCCCTTGCGCGTCTGGGAAAAGGCCAACCACTACGGCGAAACCTTCATCAACATGGCTCCCACCAAAACCCAAGATTGGCGGATGGAACCTGGAGAAACCTACACCTTGCGCTACCGCATGATCGTCTATTCGGGCGAAATCACCGCAGCGGCGATCGACGCGGAGTGGGAAACCTTCGCCTCCGAGGCCCCCTAG
- a CDS encoding YfiR family protein, whose translation MNLFPRGIKAACIFACLITGLLGSRTHAEPIEQDTVEAAMTLQLLGFTEWPDSGDRDDQAPRTIGIMNSSASYLAFEALLNDPRFKGRFVIVPVNGQTPNEELFRCDVLFFSDPDPIEIPRLLKRIEKRPIVLIGTFEGFLEQGGLVNLVKKQRRLGFEVHLDNSKRHGIEFRAKLLRLASRIVQE comes from the coding sequence ATGAACCTCTTTCCGCGTGGAATAAAGGCCGCCTGCATTTTCGCTTGCCTCATCACAGGCTTGCTCGGGTCGCGAACCCATGCGGAGCCGATCGAGCAAGATACCGTGGAGGCCGCCATGACACTCCAGCTGCTCGGCTTCACCGAATGGCCGGACTCCGGCGATAGAGACGACCAGGCCCCTCGAACCATCGGGATCATGAACTCCAGCGCCAGCTACCTCGCCTTCGAGGCCTTGCTCAACGATCCGCGATTCAAGGGCCGTTTCGTCATCGTCCCCGTCAACGGCCAAACCCCAAACGAGGAGCTCTTCCGCTGCGACGTCCTATTCTTCAGCGACCCCGACCCCATCGAAATCCCTCGCCTGCTCAAACGAATCGAAAAGCGCCCCATCGTCCTGATCGGCACCTTCGAGGGATTCCTCGAACAAGGCGGACTCGTTAACCTCGTCAAGAAACAGCGACGCCTCGGATTCGAGGTCCACTTGGACAACTCGAAACGCCACGGCATCGAATTCCGCGCCAAGCTCCTGCGACTCGCCAGCAGGATCGTGCAAGAATGA
- a CDS encoding response regulator: MSSPESGNVSPLFRYYQSLSIRKKLVALISAVAGFVTIASMLTSFVIELTSFRMRLLEEYERTARMTASNLETSISFRDEYDAHDMISVLSQREQIVCAVVYLTDGSVLAQFQRQDSNEKPTSLVSMEEDTRISGNYITVNQPISPKGTLDGYLVFKAELGELKDFIFARCLIFFSLIVASLGTAIILAKQLGSHVSKPIIELANTAERITKDHDFSTRQPRLSEDETGQLVDAFNEMMAEIENRSDELVQARDKAEASSKAKDDFLSVISHELRTPLNPIIGYVEILLRKAKEAEDRKQLGLVRQYAEHLQSLIDRVIDYSRFERGAVSLNLDPVNYQRLCQNVVNLMQQQADEKGIALSYSHTFENEEIQKYTTISTDRVKLQQVLLNLVANALKFTNNGSIEIRSHLRPCDQQQACLRIEVQDTGIGIDEANREHVFRPFSQIDVSLTRQYSGMGLGLAITQKIVNAMGGRIDFESKQSVGSTFWLEIPVTFTEGNEPDPESAEGLKTIDSKQSCKVLLVDDQAVNLELGEFMLSNSGHQVTCARSGEEAIELARKQRFDLIILDIKMPKMNGYETARALRKQEPAGQRTPIIAMTAHVNSRGIEQCTEAGMDDSLPKPFNTDRLNEIIRKWLA, encoded by the coding sequence ATGAGCTCCCCCGAATCAGGCAACGTTAGCCCGCTGTTCCGCTACTACCAAAGCCTCTCCATCCGCAAGAAGCTGGTGGCGCTCATCTCCGCGGTCGCAGGATTCGTCACCATCGCATCCATGCTCACCTCCTTCGTCATCGAGCTGACCTCCTTCCGCATGCGCCTGCTCGAGGAGTACGAAAGGACCGCCCGCATGACCGCGAGCAACTTGGAGACATCCATCAGCTTCCGCGACGAGTACGACGCCCACGACATGATCTCCGTCCTCTCCCAGAGAGAGCAGATCGTTTGCGCCGTCGTATACCTGACCGATGGATCCGTGCTCGCCCAGTTCCAGCGACAGGACAGCAACGAGAAACCCACCAGCCTCGTCTCTATGGAGGAGGATACGCGGATCTCCGGAAACTACATCACCGTCAACCAACCCATCTCCCCCAAGGGAACCTTGGACGGCTACCTCGTTTTCAAGGCGGAACTCGGCGAACTGAAAGACTTCATCTTCGCCCGCTGCCTGATCTTCTTTTCCCTCATCGTCGCCTCCCTCGGAACTGCCATCATCCTCGCGAAACAGCTGGGCAGCCACGTCTCGAAGCCCATCATCGAACTCGCGAACACCGCCGAGCGCATTACCAAAGACCACGACTTCTCCACCCGCCAACCACGCCTGAGCGAAGACGAAACCGGACAGCTAGTCGACGCCTTCAACGAAATGATGGCGGAAATCGAAAACCGCTCCGACGAGCTCGTGCAGGCTCGCGACAAGGCCGAGGCCTCCAGCAAAGCGAAAGACGACTTCCTCTCCGTCATCAGCCACGAGCTGCGCACACCGCTAAATCCAATTATTGGATACGTTGAAATCTTGCTCCGCAAAGCGAAAGAAGCGGAAGACCGCAAGCAACTGGGCCTAGTGCGCCAGTACGCCGAGCACCTACAAAGCCTCATCGACCGGGTCATCGACTACAGCCGCTTCGAGCGCGGCGCCGTCAGCCTTAACCTCGACCCCGTCAACTACCAGCGCCTCTGCCAAAACGTGGTAAACCTCATGCAGCAGCAAGCGGACGAGAAAGGCATCGCCCTAAGCTACTCCCACACCTTCGAAAACGAGGAGATCCAGAAATACACAACGATCTCCACCGATAGGGTTAAGCTGCAGCAGGTCCTGCTCAACCTCGTGGCCAACGCCCTTAAGTTTACGAACAACGGTAGCATAGAAATCCGCAGCCACTTGCGACCCTGCGACCAGCAACAAGCATGCCTGCGTATCGAAGTTCAGGATACTGGAATCGGCATCGATGAAGCGAACCGAGAACATGTTTTCCGCCCCTTCTCGCAAATCGACGTCAGCCTCACCCGACAGTACAGTGGAATGGGCCTCGGGCTCGCGATCACGCAAAAGATCGTCAACGCAATGGGTGGCCGAATCGACTTCGAGAGCAAACAGTCGGTGGGCTCCACCTTCTGGCTGGAAATTCCCGTGACCTTCACCGAGGGCAACGAGCCAGATCCGGAGTCCGCAGAGGGGCTCAAGACCATCGACTCCAAGCAATCCTGCAAAGTGCTCCTCGTGGACGACCAAGCGGTGAACCTCGAACTCGGCGAATTCATGCTCAGCAACAGCGGTCACCAGGTCACCTGCGCCCGCAGCGGAGAGGAAGCCATCGAACTGGCCCGAAAGCAGCGATTCGACCTGATCATTCTCGACATCAAAATGCCCAAGATGAACGGCTACGAAACCGCTCGAGCCTTGCGCAAGCAAGAGCCAGCAGGACAACGTACCCCCATCATCGCCATGACCGCCCACGTCAACTCGCGCGGCATCGAGCAATGCACCGAGGCGGGAATGGACGACTCCCTGCCCAAGCCATTCAACACAGATCGACTCAACGAAATCATCCGCAAGTGGCTCGCTTAG
- a CDS encoding TonB-dependent receptor plug domain-containing protein, with translation MIVSSPSTFSKMRLVALLGLSGSGLLWGEGLDVASLSLDELMKVEVTTPGKVPEAIRDTPASVYLIGREDIETFGYTTLTEVFENVPGFYNIDNYTGVSGNFGIRGYWNGRMQNSSVAILVNGVPQMRQDLFATRMEGLGVPVEAIDRIEVSRGPNSVIYGNGAFFGAINIITNGSYSDDQFSVSYGARGTTRAAGRWSEFGEDHHVIVNAGYSETDGYDHDLLELVGEDRRDWLSSYGVTPDNTSLAGRLEQRSEYFQLSAAWKQFYFELGLNDAEVESYSGLPAVDEGNRRSSEEARISAGVDVPLGDAFSLDTRLTYTSFYSAENYDALFPGFVGVNTRDFDNWELESLLTYSPSDDLRILGGVNLQRMQNFYEYTHVPAVGLLHESVVVDDRDIRSLFGQVSYQLSEPWSLVAGYRIEKMSGFDRFVYINEPVDTGTPLPSGAKGGFENGTPRVSLIYQPSESQVLKFMVGDATKIPNFSDPSFESERSRTSEINYSWSSENLHLSASLFHNSLSDLLIEALEIEPSGLVDTDLLRGGKVDTDGVEVLLIKDFSEGLRAEFGVTMQHSESMETPEGRLSYSPDFLGHAKLSYKRGDFSAAVLGRYVDDMLSFYNVDEEATPMFEDGYFGDPVDSYVVMDFNLRWEQVWEKLYLNFHLNNVFDTEIRYPSNPINGLLLNRGHIGPGRGLTIKAGIRF, from the coding sequence ATGATTGTCAGCTCTCCAAGCACGTTTTCGAAGATGCGGCTCGTCGCTCTCTTGGGCTTGAGCGGAAGCGGCTTGCTTTGGGGAGAGGGCTTGGACGTGGCTTCGCTTTCGTTGGACGAGTTGATGAAGGTGGAGGTCACGACCCCGGGCAAGGTCCCGGAGGCGATTCGGGATACGCCTGCCAGCGTTTACCTGATAGGCCGGGAGGACATCGAAACCTTCGGGTACACGACTTTGACGGAGGTGTTCGAGAACGTCCCCGGTTTCTACAACATCGACAACTATACGGGGGTAAGCGGCAATTTCGGCATCCGAGGTTACTGGAATGGGCGCATGCAAAACAGCAGCGTGGCGATTCTGGTGAACGGCGTGCCGCAGATGCGGCAGGATTTGTTCGCGACTCGCATGGAAGGCTTGGGAGTGCCGGTGGAGGCGATCGACCGGATCGAGGTCTCGCGAGGTCCGAACAGCGTGATCTATGGCAACGGAGCCTTTTTCGGAGCCATCAATATCATTACCAACGGATCTTACAGCGACGACCAGTTCAGCGTTTCCTATGGAGCCCGCGGCACGACTCGGGCGGCGGGGCGTTGGTCTGAGTTTGGCGAGGACCACCATGTGATCGTTAATGCGGGCTATTCGGAGACCGACGGCTACGATCATGACCTCCTGGAGCTGGTGGGGGAGGATCGCAGGGATTGGCTTTCCAGTTACGGGGTGACTCCGGACAATACCTCCTTGGCGGGGCGTCTGGAGCAGCGGTCTGAGTACTTCCAGCTCTCCGCGGCTTGGAAACAATTCTACTTCGAGCTAGGCCTGAACGATGCGGAGGTGGAGTCTTATTCTGGCTTGCCTGCGGTGGACGAGGGAAACCGTCGCTCTAGCGAGGAAGCCCGCATATCGGCGGGCGTGGATGTGCCGCTGGGGGACGCCTTCAGCTTGGATACGCGCCTGACCTATACCTCTTTCTACAGCGCGGAAAACTACGACGCGCTGTTTCCCGGTTTCGTGGGCGTCAACACGCGTGACTTCGACAACTGGGAGCTGGAGTCCTTGCTCACCTACTCGCCCTCCGACGACTTGCGCATCCTGGGAGGGGTGAACCTGCAGCGGATGCAGAATTTCTACGAGTACACGCACGTGCCGGCGGTGGGTTTGCTTCACGAATCGGTGGTGGTCGACGATCGGGATATCCGATCGCTCTTTGGGCAGGTGAGCTACCAGTTGAGCGAGCCGTGGAGTTTGGTGGCAGGGTACCGCATCGAGAAAATGAGCGGATTCGATCGCTTCGTTTACATCAACGAGCCGGTGGACACCGGAACGCCTTTGCCAAGCGGCGCGAAGGGCGGTTTTGAAAACGGTACGCCGCGCGTGTCGCTCATCTACCAGCCGAGCGAGTCCCAAGTGCTCAAGTTTATGGTTGGCGACGCAACGAAGATTCCGAATTTCAGCGACCCGAGTTTCGAGTCCGAGCGCTCGCGCACCAGCGAGATCAACTACAGCTGGTCCTCGGAGAATCTCCACCTCAGCGCCAGCCTCTTCCACAACTCGCTGAGCGATCTCCTGATCGAAGCCTTGGAAATCGAGCCGTCGGGCTTGGTCGATACCGACCTGCTGCGTGGTGGAAAAGTGGATACAGATGGGGTGGAAGTCTTGTTGATCAAGGATTTTTCCGAGGGGCTGCGGGCCGAGTTTGGTGTGACGATGCAGCACTCCGAGTCGATGGAGACTCCAGAGGGGCGTTTGAGCTACTCCCCGGATTTTCTCGGCCATGCCAAGCTGTCCTACAAGCGCGGCGACTTCTCGGCTGCTGTCCTCGGCCGCTATGTGGATGACATGCTGTCTTTCTACAACGTGGATGAAGAGGCGACCCCGATGTTCGAAGATGGCTACTTTGGCGATCCGGTAGACAGCTACGTGGTGATGGATTTCAACCTTCGTTGGGAGCAGGTTTGGGAAAAACTCTATTTGAATTTCCACCTCAACAATGTCTTCGACACGGAGATTCGTTACCCGAGCAATCCGATCAACGGGCTGTTGCTAAACCGAGGGCATATCGGTCCGGGGCGTGGGTTGACGATTAAGGCTGGGATACGCTTTTAG
- a CDS encoding esterase/lipase family protein, translating into MLPIVLIHGYSSEGSDNTAQDIYGTLPADLREEFGAETLDINLSRWISLSDGVALDDVSFAMERALAAHADTLSDGFHVVIHSTGALVVRNWIKRFSPKPCPIQNLVHLAGANFGSGLAHIGRGQLARWARFFQGTGRGVKVLDELEFGATKTLDLHSHFTETGNDMYKDYQVQEYCIIGSQTLSAMRHIPVRYIKEDSSDNTVRTSAGNLNYNFLRVSPTDAAYSLSVDDLQSLIQQRQDDEILDTSDIYRFDLSDVASERQAVPFAIAYETAHFGDEIGIVTGSENRDQIVPLVKRAIATPYSQTNYAAAVLAFEAARQKTFQRAAKLRSSPLEWNKQSQYEGHAQLIFRLRDQFGAPVEDFDITIKSTPQNTSKNKLEHMIEDKHLNKKTKGIITFYLRTQSFNKRSKKWNELLDKVTTVHLEITAHEDKSDDIAFAPLSIKLTPSKIQALIQSFRTTIVDVTLLRLPTTKVFELSK; encoded by the coding sequence ATGCTACCCATCGTCCTCATCCACGGCTACTCCTCCGAAGGTTCCGACAACACCGCCCAAGACATCTACGGTACCTTGCCGGCAGACCTCCGCGAGGAGTTCGGGGCGGAAACCCTCGACATCAACCTCTCCCGCTGGATCTCCCTCAGCGACGGGGTCGCCTTGGACGATGTCAGCTTCGCCATGGAACGCGCCCTCGCAGCCCACGCCGACACCCTGTCGGATGGCTTCCACGTCGTCATCCACAGCACCGGAGCCCTCGTGGTCAGAAACTGGATCAAGCGCTTCAGCCCCAAGCCCTGCCCCATCCAAAACCTCGTCCACCTCGCCGGAGCCAACTTCGGCAGCGGACTCGCCCACATCGGCCGCGGACAGCTCGCCCGCTGGGCCCGTTTCTTCCAAGGCACCGGACGCGGCGTCAAAGTCCTCGACGAGCTTGAATTCGGAGCGACCAAGACCCTCGACCTGCACAGCCACTTCACCGAAACTGGCAACGACATGTACAAGGACTACCAAGTCCAGGAATACTGCATCATCGGCTCCCAGACCCTCTCCGCCATGCGACACATCCCCGTGCGCTACATCAAGGAAGACTCCTCCGACAACACCGTACGCACCTCCGCCGGAAACCTGAACTACAACTTCCTGCGCGTCTCCCCAACCGACGCCGCCTACTCCCTCAGCGTCGACGATCTCCAATCCCTCATCCAGCAACGGCAAGACGACGAGATCCTCGACACCAGCGACATCTACCGCTTCGACCTGAGCGACGTCGCCTCCGAACGCCAAGCCGTCCCCTTCGCCATCGCCTACGAAACCGCCCACTTCGGCGACGAGATCGGCATCGTCACCGGCTCCGAAAACCGCGACCAAATCGTCCCCCTCGTCAAACGCGCCATCGCCACACCGTATTCCCAAACCAACTACGCAGCAGCCGTACTCGCCTTCGAGGCAGCCCGGCAGAAGACCTTCCAGCGAGCCGCCAAGCTTCGCTCCAGCCCGCTCGAGTGGAACAAGCAAAGCCAGTACGAAGGGCACGCCCAACTCATCTTCCGCCTGCGAGACCAGTTCGGCGCCCCCGTCGAAGATTTCGACATCACCATCAAGTCCACTCCGCAAAATACCTCCAAGAACAAGCTGGAGCACATGATCGAGGACAAGCACCTCAACAAGAAAACCAAAGGCATCATCACCTTCTACCTGCGCACCCAGAGCTTCAACAAGCGCTCCAAGAAATGGAACGAGCTGCTCGACAAAGTTACCACCGTGCACCTCGAAATCACCGCTCACGAAGACAAGTCAGACGACATCGCCTTCGCGCCGCTCAGCATCAAGCTCACCCCGAGCAAGATCCAAGCCCTCATCCAAAGCTTCCGCACCACCATCGTGGACGTCACCCTCCTGCGCCTCCCCACCACCAAGGTCTTCGAGCTCAGCAAGTAG
- a CDS encoding ABC transporter permease, whose translation MSFAAKWMRRLRGALMNRATRGDFEEEMRFHIEMETEKYVAEGMDPQVARRRAVLAFGNGNAVREELREELGWAWFGDCWRDLCFGMRMLGRRPGFAASVLVTLALCLGANMAFFASLQEMVLRDLPFKEPDRLVEIYRSEGGDGSSKRGGNLSLKNEYAAQGDLFEQVAFFGGKWSNLQIGGNGFRGNALRVSDTFFQTLGVSVERGEALGAATPDGSAWLARSLWESAYAADESVLGKVVQVDGRPYRILGIAPEEAERVVPEVSLFLKVDRAAALADPFDEGLRSESAGVVWARLADGVSVEKAASRLVSLERQFQERASSLYRESNDWERLVWEVVPVQEVRSSWASSRLLLLNAGALLVLLIGCVNVANLLLAQANARSEEYWMRRVLGARGGRLVRQCVAETVLLVGLSWLAALGIAMAGIQFLAGYSSELFRESGTVSLGVEAVAYGAGLAFVCMLALGALVGQRAVAASKQAENARSGQQTTPGRRAKVLGSGLAVWQTAFTLALLIGGGLLVKSFYLVTNQDYGFETNGVVTGRIHLTDMKYEEGERKEAFKAQLLQRLEASVEVESVSLSSTIPTFGFPDQLVVKRDAADGEKPQRTFVSYVSDGHLKTLGISLLEGRGFLDTDSFGWQTPVLVDERFARLLYPGQSALGKRLNLGRRPRNQNNWLVVVGVVESVKQTALDGDDGMPMLYLPLKGSWVDEFSVFVKTQGSEIAALKLLGSEVSRMDAGMPLYRSGSLDAVIAQSLSGRRGLLWLCMGLGLVALVLSAVGVYGASSFRVSQRLREFAIRMAVGATEGRVVAEHVGQDLRLAAVGLGLGVLLASQASRLLSAWLYEVEPFDWQTYAVLTLGLGLVYAASSYLPGRRGVKANKVRL comes from the coding sequence ATGAGTTTTGCGGCAAAGTGGATGCGTCGGTTGCGGGGGGCGCTGATGAATCGCGCGACGCGGGGGGATTTCGAGGAGGAGATGCGTTTCCATATCGAGATGGAAACGGAAAAGTACGTGGCGGAGGGGATGGATCCGCAGGTCGCCCGGCGGCGGGCAGTTCTCGCTTTTGGCAACGGAAACGCGGTGCGGGAAGAACTGCGCGAGGAACTGGGGTGGGCTTGGTTTGGGGACTGTTGGCGAGACCTGTGCTTTGGAATGCGTATGCTGGGTCGCCGTCCAGGCTTTGCGGCCAGCGTGCTGGTGACGTTGGCCTTGTGCTTGGGCGCCAACATGGCGTTTTTCGCGAGCTTGCAAGAAATGGTTTTGCGGGACTTGCCGTTCAAGGAGCCGGATCGGCTAGTGGAGATTTACCGGAGCGAAGGGGGCGATGGCTCGAGCAAGAGAGGTGGAAACCTGTCGTTGAAGAACGAATACGCGGCCCAGGGAGACCTCTTTGAGCAGGTAGCATTTTTCGGTGGGAAGTGGTCCAACTTGCAGATTGGAGGAAATGGCTTTCGCGGAAATGCCCTCCGGGTGAGCGACACCTTTTTTCAAACCTTGGGGGTGTCGGTAGAGCGGGGAGAGGCTTTGGGGGCGGCCACCCCCGACGGTTCCGCGTGGTTGGCTCGATCGCTTTGGGAGTCGGCTTACGCCGCTGACGAATCGGTTTTAGGCAAGGTGGTGCAAGTTGATGGACGGCCTTACCGGATCTTAGGAATCGCTCCGGAGGAAGCGGAGCGGGTGGTGCCCGAGGTTTCACTGTTCCTCAAGGTCGATCGCGCGGCAGCCTTGGCGGATCCGTTTGACGAAGGCCTTCGCAGCGAGAGCGCGGGGGTGGTCTGGGCGCGTTTGGCGGATGGGGTCAGCGTTGAAAAGGCGGCGTCGAGGCTGGTGAGTCTAGAAAGGCAGTTTCAGGAACGGGCGAGTTCCTTGTATCGAGAAAGCAACGACTGGGAGCGGCTTGTTTGGGAGGTGGTTCCGGTGCAGGAGGTTCGCTCAAGTTGGGCGAGTTCGCGCTTGTTGTTGCTCAATGCGGGGGCCTTGCTCGTGTTGCTCATCGGGTGCGTGAACGTGGCGAACCTCTTGCTTGCTCAAGCGAATGCCCGGAGCGAGGAGTACTGGATGCGTCGGGTGTTGGGCGCTCGTGGTGGACGGTTGGTGCGTCAATGTGTGGCGGAAACGGTTTTGCTGGTGGGCTTGTCGTGGCTGGCGGCATTGGGAATTGCGATGGCGGGTATTCAATTCCTAGCTGGGTATTCGAGCGAATTGTTTCGCGAAAGCGGAACGGTGTCTCTCGGAGTGGAAGCCGTAGCCTATGGGGCAGGTTTAGCTTTCGTATGCATGTTGGCTCTCGGCGCCTTGGTCGGCCAGCGAGCGGTCGCGGCTTCGAAGCAGGCGGAGAACGCTCGCTCGGGGCAGCAAACTACGCCGGGCCGAAGGGCCAAGGTTTTGGGCTCAGGCTTGGCGGTTTGGCAAACGGCCTTCACTTTAGCTCTCTTGATTGGGGGTGGCCTGTTGGTGAAGAGCTTCTATTTGGTGACGAATCAGGATTACGGGTTTGAGACGAATGGAGTGGTTACAGGGCGTATTCATCTCACGGATATGAAATACGAAGAAGGCGAGCGGAAAGAAGCCTTCAAGGCGCAACTTTTGCAAAGGCTGGAGGCGAGTGTGGAAGTGGAGTCTGTTTCTCTTTCTTCAACGATTCCTACATTCGGTTTTCCCGACCAGTTAGTAGTGAAGCGCGATGCTGCGGATGGCGAAAAGCCTCAGCGAACCTTTGTGAGCTACGTTTCGGATGGGCACTTGAAAACGCTCGGGATTTCTTTGCTGGAAGGTCGTGGTTTTTTGGATACCGATTCCTTCGGGTGGCAAACGCCGGTCTTGGTGGACGAGCGTTTTGCCCGTTTGCTGTATCCGGGGCAAAGCGCGCTCGGGAAGCGGTTGAATTTGGGGCGGCGTCCGCGAAACCAGAACAATTGGCTAGTTGTGGTAGGGGTTGTGGAATCGGTTAAGCAGACCGCTTTGGATGGCGACGATGGAATGCCGATGCTTTACCTGCCTCTCAAGGGAAGCTGGGTGGACGAGTTTAGCGTTTTCGTGAAAACGCAGGGAAGCGAAATCGCAGCCTTGAAGCTGCTAGGCAGCGAGGTCAGTCGCATGGACGCGGGGATGCCGCTTTATCGTAGTGGAAGTTTGGATGCGGTTATCGCGCAGTCCTTGTCGGGACGAAGGGGACTGTTGTGGTTGTGCATGGGCTTGGGATTGGTGGCCCTCGTCTTGAGCGCCGTCGGAGTGTATGGAGCCTCGTCGTTTCGGGTTTCCCAGCGCTTGCGGGAGTTTGCGATCCGTATGGCGGTCGGCGCCACGGAAGGGCGAGTGGTTGCCGAGCATGTGGGGCAAGACTTGAGGTTGGCAGCGGTAGGATTGGGCTTGGGCGTCTTGCTGGCGTCCCAGGCGAGTCGGCTCTTGTCGGCTTGGCTTTACGAGGTGGAGCCGTTCGACTGGCAAACCTACGCGGTCCTGACGCTCGGCTTGGGGCTGGTGTATGCCGCCTCCAGCTACTTGCCGGGCCGCCGCGGCGTGAAGGCGAACAAGGTCAGGTTGTAG
- a CDS encoding PadR family transcriptional regulator codes for MDKGSKNLLQGTLDLLILRALRDEERHGWGIQQRINQIGEEALMVNQGSLYPALVRLGTQGFLETEWRVTENGRRAKYYRLTAAGRKRLEEETEQWRRYSRVVNLILETI; via the coding sequence ATGGACAAAGGAAGCAAGAATCTGCTGCAGGGGACCTTGGACCTGTTGATATTGAGAGCTTTGCGCGACGAGGAGCGTCATGGCTGGGGGATTCAGCAGCGTATCAATCAAATCGGAGAGGAGGCTTTGATGGTGAACCAGGGATCTTTGTATCCGGCGCTGGTGCGACTCGGCACTCAAGGCTTTCTGGAAACGGAGTGGCGGGTGACGGAGAACGGTCGCCGGGCGAAGTACTACCGTCTCACGGCTGCCGGCCGAAAGCGGTTGGAGGAGGAGACGGAGCAGTGGCGACGTTATTCGCGGGTGGTTAACTTGATCTTGGAGACCATTTAG
- a CDS encoding MYG1 family protein codes for MPFTTLLTHPGSAHKDDLLACCLLLAKNPVAIERREPAPDDLANPETAVVDVGDLHQPELGNFDHHQFPRDTPPTCALSLVLQHYGLYEDAKAFCEWLEPAEWFDCRGPNHTAQWLGVEREVIGKLNSPIDMTLLRRFAASNLHQPGEAIWEMMKLVGEDLVSYLTSTRARIDFVAAHAQIWDCDGLSFLFLPRVETDLDDPSAGIGHFLREKGIEQSVAGTIYPDRRNTGYGISRYNDHPSLDYTQIENEPDVHFAHKSGFVAKTTATDPDRLKLLAARGIKR; via the coding sequence ATGCCTTTCACCACCCTGCTCACCCATCCCGGTTCCGCCCACAAGGACGACCTGCTCGCCTGCTGCCTGCTGCTGGCCAAAAATCCCGTCGCCATCGAGCGACGCGAGCCCGCCCCAGACGACCTCGCCAATCCGGAGACAGCCGTCGTCGACGTGGGCGACCTCCATCAACCCGAGCTGGGCAATTTCGACCACCACCAGTTTCCCCGCGACACCCCGCCCACCTGCGCCCTCTCCCTTGTGCTGCAACACTACGGGCTCTACGAGGACGCCAAAGCGTTCTGCGAATGGCTGGAGCCGGCCGAATGGTTCGACTGCCGCGGACCCAACCACACCGCCCAGTGGCTCGGCGTCGAGCGCGAGGTCATCGGCAAGCTCAACTCCCCCATCGACATGACCTTGCTGCGTCGCTTCGCCGCCTCGAACCTGCACCAGCCGGGCGAAGCGATTTGGGAAATGATGAAGCTGGTAGGCGAAGACCTCGTCAGCTACCTCACCAGCACCCGCGCCCGCATCGATTTCGTCGCCGCCCACGCCCAGATCTGGGACTGCGACGGCCTGAGCTTCCTCTTCCTCCCCCGCGTGGAGACCGACCTCGACGACCCTTCCGCCGGCATCGGCCACTTCCTGCGCGAAAAGGGAATCGAGCAAAGCGTGGCTGGCACCATCTACCCCGACCGCCGCAACACCGGCTACGGCATTTCCCGCTACAACGACCACCCCTCCCTCGACTACACCCAGATCGAAAACGAGCCGGACGTTCACTTCGCCCACAAAAGCGGTTTCGTGGCCAAAACCACCGCCACCGATCCCGATCGCCTCAAGCTCCTAGCTGCCCGAGGCATAAAGCGCTGA